A window from Verrucomicrobiota bacterium encodes these proteins:
- a CDS encoding DUF2997 domain-containing protein: protein MELEEIDVFIEKDGQVRIEVRGVKGAHCLTVTKELEQALGGQVVQREMTPEAGEPARQSEDQQQRGRGQ, encoded by the coding sequence ATGGAGCTTGAAGAGATCGACGTGTTTATCGAGAAAGACGGGCAAGTGCGAATCGAAGTGCGCGGTGTGAAAGGCGCGCATTGTTTGACCGTGACCAAAGAGTTGGAACAAGCCCTCGGCGGCCAGGTCGTCCAACGCGAGATGACGCCGGAGGCGGGCGAGCCGGCGCGACAGTCCGAAGACCAGCAACAGCGCGGCCGCGGACAATGA
- a CDS encoding tetratricopeptide repeat protein: MSERHSEEFGALLRQALAHHQAGRLAEAETLYRKILQNNPCHSEALRLLGALARQRGESDAALNFLERALRSNPNSAWACFDLARLEIDRKEIDAAVPLLERAVQLQPVFPEAHHALGNAYAACWFLDKAIASYRQALAQNPGLAGMGDAIAFVERQAREVSALADQIQRAIHEPVNRTFASRLAGCALETRELFPHLLNQLGLIGTGVEVGVRKGQFSEHLLQHWQGRLLFSVDPWREFSQREYQDSANVSQANQDQLCCDTIKRLMRYAGRSVIWRMTSREAAPLVPDGSLDFCYVDADHSYEAVREDIQLWHPKVKPGGILGGHDYIADGSYSFGTFGVQSAVNEFANAHNLEPIITKEAPFRSWFVVKV, translated from the coding sequence ATGAGCGAGCGACATTCGGAAGAATTCGGCGCACTGCTTCGGCAGGCGCTCGCCCATCACCAGGCAGGCCGGCTTGCGGAGGCGGAAACGCTCTATCGGAAAATCCTGCAGAACAATCCCTGCCACTCGGAAGCGTTGCGCTTGCTGGGCGCGCTCGCCCGCCAACGCGGCGAATCCGATGCCGCTCTCAACTTCCTGGAACGCGCGCTCCGAAGCAATCCGAACTCCGCCTGGGCTTGCTTCGACCTCGCCAGATTGGAGATTGACCGCAAGGAGATCGACGCCGCGGTGCCTCTGTTGGAACGCGCGGTGCAATTGCAGCCCGTTTTCCCGGAGGCTCATCACGCGCTTGGGAACGCTTATGCCGCTTGCTGGTTTCTGGATAAGGCGATTGCCAGTTACCGCCAGGCGCTGGCTCAAAATCCCGGTCTGGCCGGGATGGGTGACGCGATCGCATTTGTCGAAAGGCAGGCGCGCGAAGTGTCGGCTCTTGCGGACCAAATCCAGCGCGCGATCCATGAGCCGGTGAATCGAACATTCGCAAGCAGGCTGGCGGGCTGCGCTTTGGAAACCCGCGAGTTGTTCCCGCATCTGTTGAACCAGCTTGGATTGATTGGAACCGGTGTCGAGGTGGGAGTTCGCAAAGGCCAATTCTCCGAGCATCTGCTGCAACATTGGCAGGGCCGGTTGCTTTTTTCAGTGGACCCCTGGCGCGAGTTCTCCCAGAGAGAATATCAGGACTCAGCCAACGTCTCGCAAGCCAATCAGGACCAGTTGTGCTGCGACACTATCAAACGGCTTATGCGGTATGCCGGGCGGTCCGTGATCTGGCGAATGACTTCGCGGGAGGCCGCTCCGCTTGTGCCGGATGGGAGTCTGGATTTTTGTTACGTGGATGCCGACCACAGTTACGAGGCCGTGCGAGAAGACATTCAGTTGTGGCATCCCAAGGTGAAGCCCGGCGGAATCTTGGGCGGCCACGATTACATCGCTGATGGCAGCTATTCCTTCGGCACGTTTGGCGTGCAAAGCGCGGTGAACGAATTCGCGAACGCCCACAACCTCGAACCGATCATCACCAAGGAAGCGCCGTTCCGTTCATGGTTCGTAGTGAAGGTTTGA
- a CDS encoding P-II family nitrogen regulator, which yields MKKVEAIIKPFKLEEVKDALGEIGIEGMTVSEVKGFGRQKGHTEIYRGSEYTVDFLPKIKIELVLPDSQVEAAVAAIIKTAKTGKIGDGKVFVSSVEEAIRIRTEEKGEAAV from the coding sequence ATGAAGAAAGTCGAAGCGATCATCAAGCCCTTCAAATTGGAGGAAGTCAAAGACGCCCTGGGCGAAATCGGCATCGAGGGAATGACGGTGAGCGAAGTCAAAGGCTTCGGTCGCCAAAAGGGCCACACGGAAATCTACCGCGGCAGCGAATACACGGTGGATTTCCTTCCCAAGATCAAAATCGAGCTTGTCCTTCCGGACAGCCAGGTCGAGGCGGCGGTCGCCGCCATCATCAAAACTGCCAAGACCGGAAAGATTGGCGACGGCAAAGTCTTCGTCTCATCCGTCGAGGAGGCCATTCGAATCCGAACCGAAGAAAAAGGGGAAGCCGCTGTTTAG
- a CDS encoding DUF1257 domain-containing protein has protein sequence MSHFTSIKTRMTEKEPLLQALKDLGYAPEEGLVQIRGYLGNRTPVEIKVATKNPEYDIGFRKVSGVYQCVADWYGLREIDQAKFIEQLTQRYAYHAARAKLEAQGFTLASEQVHEDGRIHLVLRRIT, from the coding sequence ATGTCCCACTTCACCAGCATCAAAACCCGAATGACGGAAAAGGAGCCCTTGCTCCAGGCTTTGAAAGATCTGGGTTACGCGCCGGAGGAAGGCCTGGTTCAGATCCGGGGTTACCTGGGCAATCGGACGCCGGTGGAAATCAAGGTGGCGACGAAGAACCCTGAGTACGACATCGGGTTCCGCAAAGTCTCCGGGGTTTATCAGTGCGTGGCGGATTGGTATGGTTTGAGAGAGATCGACCAGGCCAAGTTCATCGAGCAATTGACACAGCGCTACGCGTATCACGCCGCGCGGGCGAAGCTGGAGGCGCAGGGCTTCACGCTGGCGTCGGAGCAAGTGCATGAAGATGGACGCATTCACTTGGTCCTCCGCCGGATCACGTGA
- a CDS encoding DUF1501 domain-containing protein codes for MTELNRNCAGIARRDFLQLGVGAVLGLGMTDLLRLRAQTAKASGKVSPDQVNCILIWMDGGPSHYETFDPKPDAPKEIRGELKPIKTSVPGIHFCETAPKLAAIADKLTIIRSICHRDPNHGGGNHYMMTGAPTPVPVNCGAFVTFHPSFGSMVSYQRGVRNGLPAYMSLPNMSRSGGPNFLGAQHAPFVIGGNPSNKDFRVRDVVLPASIAEGRAATRQQLRRELDRMLRLTEAAAEDPAVSFDKYYAQGIDLVTSPKAQAAFDIHQESEKVRELYGKTDFGQRLLLCRRLVEVGVSFVTCYYGGWDHHTNIFSSLKEKHMPKFDQGLAALISDLDERGLLESTLVIALGEFGRTPKVNKDTGRDHWPHAMSVLIAGAGTPRGQVIGATDVKGYHASENVHSPEDFAASLYTKMGIDPHQILHTNTGRPVQLVSGGRPIKELFS; via the coding sequence ATGACCGAACTTAACCGCAACTGCGCTGGAATCGCTCGGCGCGACTTTCTGCAACTCGGAGTCGGTGCAGTGCTGGGACTGGGCATGACGGATTTGCTTCGCCTCCGCGCCCAAACGGCTAAAGCCTCCGGCAAAGTCAGCCCAGACCAGGTCAATTGCATTCTGATCTGGATGGACGGCGGACCGAGCCATTATGAAACCTTCGATCCCAAGCCTGATGCTCCCAAGGAAATCCGCGGAGAACTGAAGCCGATCAAGACCAGCGTTCCAGGAATCCATTTTTGCGAGACCGCGCCCAAGCTCGCGGCCATCGCCGACAAACTCACGATCATCCGCTCGATTTGCCATCGCGATCCGAATCATGGCGGCGGCAACCATTACATGATGACCGGCGCGCCGACGCCGGTGCCCGTGAATTGCGGCGCCTTCGTCACTTTCCATCCTTCGTTCGGTTCGATGGTGTCCTATCAGCGCGGCGTGCGGAACGGTTTGCCCGCTTACATGAGTCTGCCCAACATGTCGCGGTCGGGCGGGCCGAATTTTCTCGGCGCCCAGCACGCCCCGTTCGTCATTGGCGGTAATCCGAGCAACAAGGATTTTCGAGTCCGCGACGTGGTGTTGCCCGCTTCGATCGCCGAAGGCCGGGCCGCGACGCGCCAGCAATTGCGGCGCGAGCTGGATCGGATGCTGCGTCTGACCGAAGCGGCGGCGGAAGATCCCGCGGTCAGCTTCGACAAATATTACGCCCAAGGCATTGATCTTGTCACTTCGCCCAAAGCCCAGGCCGCTTTCGACATTCATCAAGAGTCCGAGAAAGTGCGTGAACTTTACGGCAAGACGGATTTCGGCCAGCGCCTGCTCTTGTGCAGGCGGCTCGTGGAAGTCGGAGTTTCCTTCGTGACCTGTTACTACGGCGGATGGGATCATCACACGAACATTTTCTCGTCGCTCAAAGAAAAGCACATGCCGAAGTTCGACCAGGGCCTGGCGGCGCTGATCAGCGACCTGGACGAGCGCGGGTTGTTGGAAAGCACGTTGGTGATCGCTCTCGGTGAGTTCGGGCGCACGCCGAAGGTCAACAAGGACACCGGCCGCGATCATTGGCCGCACGCGATGTCAGTGCTGATCGCGGGCGCCGGCACGCCTCGCGGACAGGTGATCGGCGCGACCGACGTGAAGGGTTATCACGCGTCCGAAAACGTGCACAGCCCGGAAGACTTCGCGGCGTCGCTTTACACGAAGATGGGCATTGACCCGCACCAGATTTTGCACACGAACACGGGAAGGCCGGTTCAATTGGTGAGCGGCGGCCGGCCGATCAAAGAATTGTTTTCGTGA